In a genomic window of Vicinamibacterales bacterium:
- a CDS encoding alpha/beta hydrolase, translated as MAAVSSSLFARPWTVASAVALVLAGVATSAAAQAGPALSDRAIESGGTTIRMRCGGGAADAPLVVFEAGAFNTVETWRDVHGPIAALTRACAVDRPGRGGSGPPPPGLDGPRYIVLLARALHDAGEAPPYVVVGHSLGGLIAQLYAVQRPDEVAGVVLVDSSHPDQARRMADLPRPPAPPPTSAPAPPPEAVGLDAWAAALGYAPPPIAVPLAVVTRSRWTNGIDSEDDGRRLSRWGDLQRDLAAHGRRARHDVATDSGHYVQNDQPRLVIDAVRWVLAAQ; from the coding sequence ATGGCCGCCGTTTCGAGCTCCCTGTTCGCGCGCCCGTGGACTGTCGCGAGTGCCGTGGCGCTCGTCCTCGCCGGCGTGGCCACGAGCGCCGCGGCCCAGGCGGGTCCCGCGCTGAGCGACCGCGCGATCGAGAGCGGCGGCACGACGATCCGGATGCGCTGCGGCGGCGGCGCGGCCGATGCGCCCCTGGTGGTGTTCGAAGCCGGCGCCTTCAACACGGTCGAGACGTGGCGCGACGTCCACGGGCCGATCGCGGCCCTGACCCGCGCGTGCGCCGTGGACCGTCCCGGCCGCGGCGGCAGCGGCCCGCCGCCGCCGGGCCTCGATGGACCGCGCTACATCGTGCTGCTCGCGCGGGCGCTCCACGACGCCGGCGAGGCGCCGCCCTACGTGGTCGTCGGCCACTCGCTCGGTGGCCTCATCGCGCAGTTGTACGCGGTCCAGCGGCCGGACGAGGTCGCCGGCGTCGTGCTCGTGGACTCGTCGCATCCCGATCAGGCACGGCGGATGGCCGACCTGCCACGGCCGCCGGCGCCCCCACCGACCTCGGCGCCCGCGCCGCCGCCCGAAGCCGTCGGCCTCGACGCATGGGCCGCGGCCCTCGGGTACGCGCCACCGCCGATCGCAGTGCCGCTGGCCGTCGTGACGCGCAGCCGCTGGACCAATGGCATCGACTCGGAGGACGACGGGCGACGGCTGAGCCGCTGGGGCGATCTGCAGCGCGACCTGGCCGCGCACGGCCGGCGCGCGCGGCACGACGTGGCCACCGACAGCGGACACTACGTCCAGAACGATCAGCCCCGCCTGGTGATCGACGCCGTCCGCTGGGTGCTCGCCGCGCAGTAG
- the corA gene encoding magnesium/cobalt transporter CorA — translation MRTMLFQPATGESTVGDETAIERWKASADAILWLDLQDVPAATERRLMTETFGLHPLAIQDAQRERHPPKYEAFKDHVFILMKGLDGESRDLDFGTIQIAMFVGHRFLVTRHSGDSSSTDRVWAEALASPGLIAAGADALAVRLSRFIVDRYLPILLALESRLDELEEEMIARPTDTLLAELVGHKAQLKKLRRLLTYHVRLFDGLRTASVPAIRDGLRHELQDVYEHLERSSSLAALYYELASDLMDGYITMASHRLNQIVKILTIVTTVFVPLSFIAGVYGMNFDYIPELHLPYGYFVALFLMISTAVGALVLMYRKGWIGEPRRR, via the coding sequence ATGCGCACCATGCTCTTCCAGCCGGCGACCGGCGAGTCCACCGTCGGGGACGAGACCGCGATCGAGCGGTGGAAGGCCAGCGCCGACGCCATCCTGTGGCTGGACCTGCAGGACGTCCCCGCCGCCACCGAACGACGGCTGATGACCGAGACCTTCGGCCTCCATCCGCTGGCCATCCAGGACGCGCAGCGGGAGCGTCACCCGCCGAAGTACGAGGCGTTCAAGGACCACGTCTTCATCCTGATGAAGGGGCTGGACGGAGAGTCCCGCGACCTGGACTTCGGCACGATCCAGATCGCCATGTTCGTCGGGCACCGATTCCTCGTCACCCGGCACAGCGGTGATTCGTCGAGCACCGACCGCGTGTGGGCAGAGGCCCTGGCGTCGCCCGGGCTGATCGCGGCGGGCGCCGATGCGCTCGCCGTCCGGCTCTCGCGGTTCATCGTCGACCGGTATCTGCCGATCCTGCTCGCGCTCGAGAGCCGCCTCGACGAGCTCGAGGAGGAGATGATCGCGCGCCCCACGGACACGCTCCTGGCCGAGCTCGTCGGCCACAAGGCGCAGCTCAAGAAGCTGCGGCGCCTGCTGACGTATCACGTCCGGCTCTTCGACGGTCTCCGCACGGCGAGCGTCCCCGCCATACGTGACGGCCTGCGCCACGAACTGCAGGACGTCTACGAGCACCTCGAGCGGTCGTCGAGCCTGGCGGCCCTCTACTACGAGCTGGCGTCCGACCTGATGGACGGCTACATCACGATGGCGTCGCACCGGCTGAACCAGATCGTCAAGATCCTCACGATCGTGACGACGGTGTTCGTGCCGCTGAGCTTCATCGCCGGTGTCTACGGGATGAACTTCGACTACATTCCAGAGCTGCACCTCCCGTACGGCTACTTCGTGGCGCTGTTCCTCATGATCTCCACGGCCGTCGGCGCACTGGTGCTGATGTACCGCAAGGGCTGGATCGGCGAACCGCGCAGGCGGTGA
- a CDS encoding DUF1028 domain-containing protein produces MRRLILALALLAACPPSAHATWSVIAVDRATGRVVIASATCVDRDDQFLMGVQAVVVPGKGVAACQAGVDGTHQNQMLVFRELQKGTDPAAIIELLSVDPAFQSRQFGILDLQGRHAGHSGLSNGYVSQDVQGQVPGTEIFYSIQGNILRPGSVVPNAVQAFLKTSGALTDRVMAAMEAADGSGGDSRCVCPPWPTDGSRPAVPCDGRTAHVAYILMAEPTDTNGASHNDGHYTMYLTVSQPGPEKGPNQIKAGVGENLNPVKTLRLRYDAWRRTQPASFK; encoded by the coding sequence ATGCGACGCCTGATCCTCGCCCTCGCGCTCCTCGCCGCCTGCCCTCCGTCGGCCCACGCCACCTGGTCGGTCATCGCCGTGGACAGGGCCACCGGCCGGGTCGTCATCGCGTCCGCGACGTGCGTCGATCGCGACGACCAGTTCCTGATGGGCGTTCAGGCCGTGGTCGTGCCGGGCAAGGGCGTGGCGGCGTGTCAGGCCGGCGTGGACGGCACGCATCAGAACCAGATGCTCGTGTTCCGCGAGCTCCAGAAGGGCACCGACCCGGCGGCCATCATCGAGCTCCTCAGCGTGGACCCCGCGTTCCAGAGCCGCCAGTTCGGCATCCTCGACCTGCAGGGGCGCCACGCGGGCCACTCCGGGCTCTCCAACGGCTACGTCTCCCAGGACGTGCAGGGCCAGGTGCCGGGCACGGAGATCTTCTACTCCATCCAGGGCAACATCCTGCGCCCCGGCAGCGTCGTGCCCAACGCCGTGCAGGCGTTCCTGAAGACGTCGGGGGCGTTGACCGACCGCGTCATGGCCGCGATGGAGGCCGCCGACGGCTCCGGCGGCGACAGCCGGTGCGTGTGCCCGCCGTGGCCGACCGATGGCTCGCGGCCCGCGGTGCCCTGCGACGGCAGGACGGCGCACGTCGCCTACATCCTGATGGCCGAGCCCACCGACACGAACGGCGCCTCCCACAACGACGGCCACTACACGATGTACCTCACCGTGTCGCAGCCGGGCCCGGAGAAGGGGCCGAACCAGATCAAGGCCGGGGTGGGGGAGAACCTGAACCCCGTGAAGACGCTCAGACTGCGCTACGACGCCTGGCGACGGACGCAGCCCGCGTCCTTCAAGTAG
- a CDS encoding MmgE/PrpD family protein, whose amino-acid sequence MDAFDRRHFIGSLALGGVATALGAEASAAGGQEGREAAARSGVTRTLARYVLGLRYEDLPEAVRHEACRTLLNWTGCAIGGSRHETVDVAVAALLPFAGPAQASLLGRVERTDILHAAVVNGIASHVFDFDDTHLRTVIHPAGPVASALLALAEYRPVSGKDFLTALVAGVEAECRIGNAVYPDHYDRGWHITGTVGPFGAAVAAGRVLALTEQQMVWALGLAAAQPVGLREMFGSMTKSFHPGRAAQNGLTAALLAAKGFTSTDVGLEGRSGWAHVLSTKQDYGEIVDGLGASYQISLNTYKPFACGIVIHPAIDACLQLRRAHGLVPADIAAIELTVHPLVLELTGKKTPATGLEAKFSVYFAAAVAMARGAAGMRDFSDENARDPVIVALRDRVTATVDPAVHEDQVRAVVTLVDGRRHEIFVEHAVGSLERPMSDADLEAKVRGLADGVLPEAATAGVIDRCWRLDRLASAAEIATAARAV is encoded by the coding sequence ATGGACGCGTTCGACCGTCGGCACTTCATCGGCAGCCTCGCCCTCGGCGGCGTCGCGACCGCGCTCGGCGCCGAGGCGTCCGCGGCGGGCGGTCAGGAGGGCCGCGAGGCGGCGGCGCGGAGCGGCGTGACGCGCACGCTCGCCCGCTACGTGCTGGGCCTGCGCTACGAGGACCTGCCCGAGGCAGTGCGCCACGAAGCCTGCCGGACGCTCCTGAACTGGACAGGATGCGCGATCGGCGGATCGCGGCACGAGACGGTGGACGTCGCCGTCGCGGCGCTCCTGCCGTTCGCCGGCCCGGCCCAGGCCTCGCTCCTCGGCCGCGTCGAGCGCACCGACATCCTGCACGCGGCTGTCGTGAACGGGATCGCCTCGCACGTGTTCGACTTCGACGACACGCACCTCAGGACGGTCATCCACCCCGCCGGGCCGGTGGCCTCGGCCCTCCTCGCGCTGGCCGAGTACCGCCCCGTCTCCGGGAAGGACTTCCTGACGGCGCTGGTGGCGGGCGTGGAGGCGGAGTGCCGTATCGGCAACGCCGTCTATCCCGACCACTACGACCGCGGGTGGCACATCACGGGCACCGTGGGGCCGTTCGGCGCCGCCGTCGCGGCGGGCCGGGTGCTGGCGCTCACCGAGCAGCAGATGGTGTGGGCACTCGGCCTCGCCGCCGCGCAGCCGGTCGGGCTCCGCGAGATGTTCGGGTCCATGACGAAGAGCTTCCACCCCGGCCGGGCCGCCCAGAACGGCCTGACGGCGGCGCTCCTGGCCGCGAAGGGCTTCACGAGCACGGACGTCGGCCTCGAGGGCAGGAGCGGCTGGGCACACGTGCTGAGCACGAAGCAGGACTACGGCGAGATCGTGGACGGCCTCGGCGCCAGCTACCAGATCTCCCTGAACACGTACAAGCCGTTCGCGTGCGGCATCGTCATCCATCCCGCCATCGACGCCTGCCTCCAACTGCGCCGCGCCCACGGTCTGGTGCCCGCCGACATCGCCGCGATCGAGCTGACGGTGCACCCGCTGGTCCTGGAGCTGACCGGCAAGAAGACGCCGGCCACGGGCCTGGAGGCGAAGTTCAGCGTCTACTTCGCGGCCGCCGTCGCCATGGCCCGGGGGGCGGCCGGCATGCGCGACTTCAGCGACGAGAACGCCCGCGACCCCGTGATCGTCGCTCTCCGCGACCGGGTGACGGCCACGGTCGATCCCGCCGTTCACGAGGATCAGGTCCGGGCCGTCGTGACGCTGGTGGACGGCCGCCGCCACGAGATCTTCGTGGAGCACGCCGTCGGCAGCCTGGAACGGCCGATGTCGGACGCGGACCTCGAGGCCAAGGTGCGGGGCCTGGCCGACGGCGTCCTGCCGGAGGCGGCCACGGCCGGGGTGATCGACCGGTGCTGGCGCCTCGACCGGCTGGCATCGGCGGCCGAGATCGCGACGGCCGCGCGCGCCGTCTGA
- a CDS encoding MoaD/ThiS family protein: MPRVAFTPQLQRFLDAPPRVVDGVTVRQALEAVFTANPRLRGYILDEHGRLRKHVTVFVGDATLVDRDGLSDAVGPDDEIYVLQALSGGAPGART, encoded by the coding sequence ATGCCGCGTGTCGCCTTCACGCCCCAGCTGCAACGGTTCCTCGACGCTCCGCCGCGCGTCGTCGACGGGGTCACGGTGCGGCAGGCGCTGGAGGCGGTCTTCACCGCGAATCCCCGGCTCAGGGGCTACATCCTCGACGAGCACGGACGCCTGCGCAAGCACGTCACGGTGTTCGTCGGCGACGCGACGCTGGTCGATCGCGACGGGCTGAGCGACGCGGTCGGCCCCGACGACGAGATCTACGTCCTGCAGGCCCTCTCCGGGGGCGCACCGGGAGCACGCACATGA
- a CDS encoding mechanosensitive ion channel, with protein sequence METLLRRFDPAAMTERALQHLPNVLAALIVLAVFWLLFSVTRPSLRRLLTRAGLHPTLVAMLVERVYRAVVLAFGLVMAADQIGVNVGAALAGIGVVGIAVGFAAQDTLANVIAGFLIFIDKPFAVGDWVTVAENYGSVSDVTMRSTRIRTPRNTYVVIPNRTIIDTVLVNHSKHGETRIDVPIGIAYKENIPRAREALLAAVRDLPGVLQAPAPDLVVTELGASSVNLEVRVWAKDASRERPIYFHVMEAGKLALDAAGIEIPYHHLQLFLDHVDDRVWQQAARVAGLARPEASGPSATN encoded by the coding sequence GTGGAGACACTGCTCCGAAGGTTCGACCCGGCCGCGATGACGGAACGGGCGCTGCAGCACCTGCCCAACGTCCTGGCGGCGCTCATCGTCCTGGCGGTGTTCTGGCTGCTCTTCTCGGTGACCCGGCCGTCCCTCCGCCGCCTGCTCACGCGCGCCGGCCTCCATCCGACGCTGGTGGCGATGCTCGTGGAGCGCGTCTACCGCGCGGTGGTGCTCGCCTTCGGGCTCGTGATGGCCGCCGACCAGATCGGCGTCAACGTGGGCGCGGCCCTGGCCGGCATCGGCGTGGTGGGCATCGCCGTCGGCTTCGCCGCCCAGGACACGCTCGCCAACGTGATCGCGGGGTTCCTGATCTTCATCGACAAGCCGTTCGCCGTCGGCGACTGGGTGACGGTGGCCGAGAACTACGGATCGGTGAGCGACGTGACGATGCGCTCCACCCGCATCCGCACCCCGCGCAACACCTACGTCGTCATCCCCAACCGGACGATCATCGACACGGTGCTCGTGAACCACTCTAAGCACGGCGAGACCCGCATCGACGTGCCGATCGGCATTGCCTACAAGGAGAACATCCCGCGGGCCCGCGAGGCGCTGCTGGCGGCCGTCCGCGACCTGCCGGGCGTCCTCCAGGCGCCGGCCCCGGACCTCGTCGTCACCGAGCTCGGCGCGTCCAGCGTGAACCTCGAGGTGCGGGTGTGGGCCAAGGACGCGTCGCGCGAGCGCCCCATCTACTTCCACGTCATGGAGGCCGGCAAGCTGGCCCTCGACGCCGCCGGCATCGAGATCCCGTACCACCACCTGCAGCTGTTCCTCGACCACGTGGACGACCGCGTGTGGCAGCAGGCCGCGCGCGTCGCCGGGCTGGCCCGCCCCGAGGCGTCGGGGCCGTCCGCCACGAACTGA
- a CDS encoding crosslink repair DNA glycosylase YcaQ family protein — translation MTPTIAALRRYALARSLGAPASLGAAIERLGFVQADPIRAPARAQDLILRHRVRGYRAGDLETAYPALAVEEDFFVNYGFLPRDVQALMHPRRLGAWPRPGRAVGLRVLAFVRERGEAHPRDVDAHFAHGAVTNYWGGSSTATTHVLDHLHYRGHLRILRRDRGIRVYAPRAAAPAVEHAAGRRARVDALLDVLVALYAPVPSPTLAWLVNRLHVAAPQWRREIGDARTRAARRLAHATVDGVLWYWPAADDPAAAEPAGDRARLLAPFDPIVWDRKRFGRFWDWDYRFEAYTPAARRKYGYYALPLLWRERVVGWANLTVEDGRLATDLGFVGGRPRDRGFSRALDAELAAMARFLGVSPQAVPKRTA, via the coding sequence ATGACGCCGACGATCGCGGCGCTGCGCCGCTATGCCCTCGCCCGGAGCCTGGGCGCGCCGGCGTCGCTCGGGGCCGCCATCGAGCGCCTCGGCTTCGTCCAGGCCGATCCCATCCGCGCCCCCGCCCGCGCGCAGGATCTCATCCTGCGCCACCGTGTCCGCGGCTACCGCGCCGGCGATCTGGAGACCGCCTACCCGGCGCTCGCGGTGGAGGAAGACTTCTTCGTCAACTACGGCTTTCTCCCGCGGGACGTCCAGGCCCTGATGCATCCGCGGCGCCTCGGCGCGTGGCCACGGCCGGGGCGGGCCGTGGGCCTGCGCGTGCTCGCGTTCGTGCGGGAACGAGGTGAGGCCCATCCGCGCGACGTGGACGCGCACTTCGCCCACGGCGCCGTCACCAACTACTGGGGCGGCTCGTCGACCGCCACGACGCACGTCCTCGACCACCTGCACTACCGCGGCCATCTCCGGATCCTGCGGCGCGATCGCGGCATCCGCGTGTACGCGCCCCGCGCCGCGGCGCCCGCCGTCGAGCACGCCGCCGGACGGCGCGCCCGCGTCGACGCGCTCCTCGACGTCCTCGTCGCGCTCTACGCGCCGGTGCCGTCGCCCACGCTCGCCTGGCTCGTGAACCGCCTGCACGTGGCCGCGCCGCAGTGGAGGCGCGAGATCGGCGACGCCCGGACGCGGGCCGCCCGCCGGCTGGCCCACGCGACCGTGGACGGCGTCCTCTGGTACTGGCCGGCCGCCGACGATCCGGCGGCCGCGGAGCCGGCCGGGGATCGCGCGCGGCTGCTCGCGCCGTTCGACCCGATCGTCTGGGATCGGAAGCGGTTCGGACGCTTCTGGGACTGGGACTACCGCTTCGAGGCCTACACGCCCGCCGCGCGCCGCAAGTACGGCTACTACGCCCTGCCGCTCCTCTGGCGCGAGCGGGTGGTGGGATGGGCCAACCTCACCGTCGAGGACGGACGGCTGGCCACGGACCTCGGCTTCGTGGGCGGCCGGCCGCGCGATCGCGGGTTCTCGCGCGCGCTGGACGCCGAACTGGCCGCGATGGCCCGCTTCCTCGGCGTGTCGCCTCAGGCCGTGCCGAAGCGCACGGCGTAG
- a CDS encoding YbhB/YbcL family Raf kinase inhibitor-like protein produces MTPRLIRLVCAVLVLVGAPAAWAQPQPPQAPPAGRPRAVEVMTLESPSWPDGGLMPARHAQTGRDVSPPLRWSGAPEGTVSFVLVVHDVDQVAAGGGDDLLHWLVWNIPASAGSLAEGMAQGNALVPPQGGGGGGRPRIPTDGPRQISASGPYYRGPAAPASGPLHHYLFELLALDTWLDVPAVGQSPAATRAAVLAAAAGHVRGKGVLTGRYRRPAP; encoded by the coding sequence ATGACCCCGCGTCTCATCCGTCTCGTCTGCGCGGTCCTCGTTCTGGTCGGGGCGCCCGCCGCCTGGGCCCAGCCGCAGCCGCCCCAGGCCCCGCCGGCGGGGCGTCCTCGGGCCGTCGAGGTGATGACCCTCGAGTCGCCGTCATGGCCCGATGGCGGGCTGATGCCGGCCCGCCATGCCCAGACGGGCCGCGATGTGTCCCCGCCCTTGCGGTGGTCGGGAGCGCCTGAGGGCACCGTGAGCTTCGTGCTGGTCGTGCACGACGTCGATCAGGTCGCGGCCGGCGGCGGCGACGACCTCCTGCACTGGCTGGTCTGGAACATCCCGGCGTCGGCCGGCTCGCTGGCGGAAGGGATGGCGCAGGGCAACGCCCTGGTGCCGCCGCAGGGGGGCGGCGGGGGCGGACGCCCGAGGATTCCCACGGACGGGCCCCGCCAGATCAGTGCGAGCGGCCCGTACTATAGGGGACCGGCCGCGCCGGCCTCCGGGCCCCTCCACCACTACCTCTTCGAGCTGCTGGCCCTCGACACCTGGCTCGACGTGCCCGCCGTCGGGCAGTCACCGGCGGCCACGCGGGCCGCGGTCCTCGCCGCCGCGGCCGGCCACGTCCGGGGCAAGGGCGTCCTGACGGGCCGCTACCGCCGGCCCGCCCCGTAG
- a CDS encoding MFS transporter has product MTLAQMSGASWRIVFLASLGGTLEFFDFVVFGVFARDIAEAIFPAATPLVSLMASFGAFAAGYLARPIGGIVLSHYGDRFGRRTVFLLSLFVMSAATFAMGLVPTYAAWGIAASALMVSLRLLQGFCLGGELPGALTYVVETAPSYAPFVCGVVFSCVTLGVAAATGVSVGVRTWLPPDRVAELGWRIAFMIGGAGGLLSFVLRRAMEESPEFARMKALAARHPFKEVLQAHRSPVVVGILVIAATGAFNGLFFAHMPAYLSSVLGYGAREAVAAQTLGVLVHAAAILAVGWMADTIAPRLLARAGSLALVVLAYPFYAALVGKSLGPAPLLVAAGLVAALVNGTFAALLTDLFPTRVRFSGVALSFNVAFTLFSGLTPLVATSLIERLGTPTAPALVMIVTGLVTLAATVPHPRHGGHVLGARS; this is encoded by the coding sequence GTGACTCTCGCGCAGATGAGCGGCGCCAGCTGGCGCATCGTGTTCCTGGCCAGCCTCGGCGGCACTCTCGAGTTCTTCGACTTCGTGGTGTTCGGCGTCTTCGCGCGCGACATCGCGGAAGCCATCTTTCCGGCGGCGACGCCGCTCGTGTCGCTGATGGCGTCGTTCGGCGCCTTCGCGGCGGGCTATCTCGCGCGGCCGATCGGCGGCATCGTGCTCAGCCATTACGGCGACCGTTTCGGCCGGCGCACAGTGTTCCTGCTGTCGCTCTTCGTGATGTCGGCGGCCACCTTCGCGATGGGCCTCGTGCCCACCTACGCGGCCTGGGGCATCGCCGCCAGCGCGCTGATGGTCTCGCTCCGGCTCCTCCAGGGCTTCTGCCTCGGCGGCGAACTGCCCGGCGCCCTGACCTACGTGGTCGAGACCGCGCCGTCCTACGCCCCCTTCGTCTGCGGCGTGGTCTTCTCCTGCGTCACGCTCGGCGTCGCCGCCGCCACCGGCGTCAGCGTCGGCGTGCGCACCTGGCTGCCGCCCGACCGGGTCGCCGAACTCGGCTGGCGTATCGCCTTCATGATCGGCGGGGCAGGCGGGCTGCTGAGCTTCGTCCTGCGGCGCGCCATGGAGGAGTCACCGGAGTTCGCGCGGATGAAGGCGCTGGCGGCCCGCCATCCGTTCAAGGAGGTCCTCCAGGCCCACCGCTCACCCGTCGTCGTCGGCATCCTGGTGATCGCGGCCACCGGCGCCTTCAACGGCCTCTTCTTCGCGCACATGCCGGCGTATCTGTCGAGCGTGCTCGGCTACGGCGCGCGCGAGGCCGTGGCGGCGCAGACGCTGGGCGTCCTCGTCCACGCCGCCGCGATCCTGGCGGTCGGGTGGATGGCCGACACGATCGCCCCGCGCCTGCTCGCGCGGGCGGGCTCGCTGGCGCTGGTGGTGCTGGCCTACCCGTTCTATGCGGCGCTGGTCGGCAAGAGCCTCGGCCCCGCGCCGCTCCTCGTGGCGGCCGGGCTCGTGGCCGCCCTCGTGAACGGCACCTTCGCCGCGTTGCTCACCGATCTCTTCCCGACGCGCGTGCGGTTCAGCGGGGTGGCGCTGTCCTTCAACGTGGCCTTCACCCTGTTCAGCGGCCTGACGCCGCTCGTGGCCACCTCCCTCATCGAGCGGCTGGGCACGCCCACCGCGCCCGCCCTGGTGATGATCGTGACCGGCCTCGTCACGCTGGCCGCCACCGTCCCGCACCCGCGGCACGGCGGGCACGTGCTGGGCGCGCGGTCCTAG